The following DNA comes from Plasmodium vivax chromosome 11, whole genome shotgun sequence.
GAAAATCTGCCCTTTGGTTCGCtgtgcaaaatggaatgtggcctgttaaaaaaataaataaataaaaatgagtaaaatgagcaaaaatgaatgaacGTGTTAAAAATAGCCTGCACGGACAGGTGAATGGGCGAAAAATTGCCTGAACGGTCAGGCGAATCGGCGAAAAAATGCTGAACTGTCAGACGAATTGACGAAAAAATGCTGCACTGACGGCCATTTATCTAAAAAAAACGCCGAGCGGGAAGAATAGAATGGTGATTTTTCCCCCGCTAACCCTCCGAATATGCgcaaaatgtggaaaatattttttttaattgttccTTGCTCAGGcgaaaatgcataaaaaaaaaaaaaaaaaaaaatgtaaaacaatGATATGCACAACTTTGGTGAGCATCTGGAGTGGTAAACATTTTTGACGAGCGCCctttgaagaggaaaactATTTCCCGAAATGTGTCCCATTTAAGCTAAACCGTAGAACACTTGTAtgtcacattttttacgcaGGCGCGAACGTGACGCAGGGGGGTGCATAGAGCGGACGGCTAATGCGCGCCAAGTGAACTGCCCATTTGGTACATTTGTCTTTTTCGCGCATCGCGGGGGAGAGAAGGGAAAAGCATTTTTTGCTACACATACAGGAAATTGCCTCAACGggaatgcaaaaagggggacggagaaataaaaaaacatacaccAGCCAAACTTctcaaattttttgaattaatttgtgactaaaaaagttaaaatggTGTCCCCGCGGGGGGGATAACAAAATCAGGAATGAATAATGGacagacaaaaaaaaaaaaaaaaaaaattgaaaccGAGCTTAATGCATAAACATGTGCCCAAAAAGCTACGCGAGAACGTTACTAAGGTTCGGATGTGGAAACCTTTTCAACAAAGCGCCGCACAACAGTTCGcggatttttttaaaaaaaggggttacCACTTTTACGTGTGTTTTGTTCGTTTTCGTCGCAACTTCGACCGTTTGCGAGTTTATAAAGCATGCCCATACGTTACATACGGTTGGGAGGAGACGAAGGAGAATCACCTTCATTAAGAGGGGTCACAAAAAATGATGCCTACCTCGAACCGCGGGCACTCTCAACAAACCGTCCATCTTGCGTAAGCATGTCCCACTTTGATCTACCACAATTGCGCAATTCCCCCCTCAGCTTTGTGCATACTTTTGGCCATTCCTCTGCGCCTTCAGTTTTCGAATTTCTTCCAGTTCACTTTCCATTTGCTTCTTGGATTCGAAATTGACCAAGCACTTGGGGTCGTTGCGTCCCCCTTTCTGCAgctcttcatattttttcaccttatgtatttgcttcttcacagCGGTGTCTTTCCTGTCTTGCTTGTTGCGCTTTTCCACGCCGTCATTTTTGGCATTGTAGAGTTTTTCCTCATAACTCAGCTGCAGAGTGggcggcaaaaagggaaagcgaAACGGTGTTGGGTGAGGCAACTTGCGGGGAGAACGAACAAGAGAAATGGGTACGCAACGGGGCTGCACAACTGAGGGACTACCCAAGtgtgttgttttttttaggGGAGATTGCCTATACCCGCATTGGGGTGAAGCATGCATGCTGGGCAGATGACCCTATTTCCATCTTggtcccccctttgcaggttacctttttcttccctaaTTGATTCTTTTGGTTTTCCTTTACATTTTGGAGGTACGAGCTAACAATTCCGTTTAGCTGATCGATGCTGTTTTCGCTTTTCTTATTATCCTTACTTTCGTTGAATAACTTGTCCTTGCCTAGTTCAAtgactttttcttttttcccgaATAACGTACTTTCAGTTAGCCAGCCAtaggacatttttttttttctggtcaGGCAATTTTCCACACGAATggtcaaaaaaagaagggggaaagggaGGCAACGGCTCCCATAAATGTGCTTTCGCAAAATCGTGTAAATGTTTCACGCGCGGTGGGGCAAACTGTACTTGTGGTGTGCCATGAGATGAGCAGAAAACTGCGCAAGCGCGTAGTTCTTTAAATACCTACATGTATATACGAATGCGCGCTAAGTGGAAGAAAACGCATGATTTATCTTCATGGGAAGATGATTCACTTTTACggcaaattgttttttttttccaattttggcGAAACGATTTACATTAACaagtcataaaaaaaaaaaaaaatagctaaaatggtaaagaagaaaaaaaaaaatagctaaattggcaaagaagaaaaaaaaaaatagctaaaatggcaaagaaaaaaaaaagtatataaataGGATTTACATCGAAGGACACGTTTGCCAATTTGTGCCAATGTACATATAACGGGTTGACCACGCTGGGTTATAAAAGATAACTTTGTCACACAAATTCGAACGAATGAATGCATTTTGCTGCTAAAATGaacatgttatttttttcaacatgctgttgcacaaaaaaaaaaaaaggaaaaaaatagggggTAATCAAAGGCAGGTTGGATCCATATTAGGGGGTGGGATGGGCTGCACAAACGGGCTCCGCCTTAATGAAGTTGCCACAAAGCCCGTCGCTGGCGATTATATCTTGGTTCTCTGAAAAAGGGTGGCGGGAAGGAGGGGGCGGTTGTTACAATGGTGGTGTAAAGCGGCAAACACGATCGCGCAATCTCTTGCGGCGCAAAAAGGTGTACCTATTATGTTCAGTTCCCCGGCGCTTAGGCTGTTCTTTATCACATTctgaaaggggggaaagaaaaaaatgggtggAAATGTGTGCCCATGAAAAGGTGACGCACAAAAtgatatgtataaaaatgcgCGAAGGAGCACGGCAACGGATGTCTGCTTGtgcaaggggggaagaagcagggACGGTCTCCCATTCCCaggtttaattttttcccggtgggttttcccccccgctgtgGCACCCCAACGAGGGGCTCTCCTCACTCCTTACATGTACGATGTTCAAAACCTTCGAAACGATCAGCAGGACATTTCCGCGGTGCCTAACGACGAAGGAGAGCAGCAGGGCCGCGAACAAATCGCCAGAGCCACACACGTCAAAGTCGAatctaaatattttatacttaAAGGCGACCAGCTCTCCTTGGCTGTCTAAGTACCCAACATATAAATACAGGTGGTCCTCATCGAATAGGTACTGAACAGAGGTTACAACGACTAACTGGACTCCCCTGTTTAGTAAAAAACGAACACACGAGGTTACGTCATtctcattatttattttcctatCACATAGTAACTCTAGCTCAAACTGGTTGGGGGTCATTATGTCCACAAAGGGAATGCACTTTTTATACGCAAGCACTACATCCTTATCGACGTATAGCCTTCCGTTGTCTCCCATTACTGGGTCGCAAATCCAGAGGTAGTCTACGCTTTGTAATTTTTCGAAGGAAGAATCATCTGCACAGGGGTTGCCGCTATTTCGTTGAGAAGCATTTCCGTCCGCTTTTTCTTCTGTCGCC
Coding sequences within:
- a CDS encoding Pyridoxal kinase, putative (encoded by transcript PVX_113935A) is translated as MNPSASREHIISIQSHVIDGFCGNNIASFVLRRRGHAPKIFNTVQYYSKYRHLGVEMKHEEMQIILGALKEDLAAGGANRGRSNCGSGIGGSGNRGRGVYFLTGYIKTKECVEAVMSHIWELKNEHREKRATQMDPQVEEAPQATEEKADGNASQRNSGNPCADDSSFEKLQSVDYLWICDPVMGDNGRLYVDKDVVLAYKKCIPFVDIMTPNQFELELLCDRKINNENDVTSCVRFLLNRGVQLVVVTSVQYLFDEDHLYLYVGYLDSQGELVAFKYKIFRFDFDVCGSGDLFAALLLSFVVRHRGNVLLIVSKVLNIVHNVIKNSLSAGELNIIENQDIIASDGLCGNFIKAEPVCAAHPTP
- a CDS encoding hypothetical protein, conserved (encoded by transcript PVX_113940A), which translates into the protein MSYGWLTESTLFGKKEKVIELGKDKLFNESKDNKKSENSIDQLNGIVSSYLQNVKENQKNQLGKKKLSYEEKLYNAKNDGVEKRNKQDRKDTAVKKQIHKVKKYEELQKGGRNDPKCLVNFESKKQMESELEEIRKLKAQRNGQKYAQS